A genomic region of Sarcophilus harrisii chromosome 6, mSarHar1.11, whole genome shotgun sequence contains the following coding sequences:
- the LOC100933436 gene encoding LOW QUALITY PROTEIN: vomeronasal type-1 receptor 4-like (The sequence of the model RefSeq protein was modified relative to this genomic sequence to represent the inferred CDS: deleted 2 bases in 1 codon): MIPQEKVLWIVFVIQFPITGVLGNSMLFCMYSFNFTTGYRKRSIDPILIHLVFVNAILLLFRGIPEMLRVKKWEYFVNDIGCKFIIYLQTVFRGLSLSSTSLLSVFQAITISPTTLFWSKIKTKAPKCVLPCCLLCWIFNMLIDVFVPVYVTGPKNSTIKGRLSLGFCSLNVNGMRPLKSVIWKSVYDFVFVGIMAYSSMYMVFILYRHHQQVKHIHHSNLTSSVSPEIQATRSILLLVSTFVCFSIASGPFIIYMDSFQGTISWTYYVSALLSMSFQSLSPFVLLSTDIQMATSFCVL, from the exons ATGATCCCTCAAGAGAAAGTCCTATGGATTGTCTTCGTGATCCAGTTC CCAATAACTGGTGTTCTTGGTAACAGTATGCTTTTTTGTATGTATAGCTTTAATTTTACAACTGGCTACAGGAAAAGATCTATAGACCCAATACTCATTCATCTGGTCTTTGTCAATGCCATTTTGCTTCTGTTCAGGGGAATCCCAGAGATGTTAAGGGTTAAGAAATGGGAATATTTTGTGAATGACATTGGGTGCAAATTCATAATTTACTTGCAAACAGTATTCAGGGGCCTTTCTCTGTCCAGCACTAGCCTCCTGAGTGTCTTCCAGGCCATTACCATCAGTCCCACCACCCTCTTTTGGTCTAAGATAAAAACTAAAGCGCCAAAATGTGTCTTACCATGTTGTCTTCTCTGCTGGATCTTCAATATGTTAATAGATGTGTTTGTACCTGTCTATGTGACAGGTCCAAAAAATAGCACAATTAAAGGGAGACTGAGCTTGGGGTtctgttctttaaatgtaaatGGCATGCGTCCTTTAAAATCTGTAATCTGGAAATCTGTGTATGATTTTGTATTTGTGGGTATCATGGCCTATAGTAGCATGTACATGGTATTTATTCTATACAGACACCACCAGCAAGTCAAGCACATTCACCACTCCAACCTCACCTCTAGTGTCTCCCCTGAGATCCAAGCCACGAGATCCATTCTGCTGTTAGTGAGTACTTTTGTCTGTTTTAGCATAGCCAGTGgaccttttattatttatatggaCAGTTTTCAAGGAACTATTTCCTGGACATATTATGTCTCTGCCCTTCTGTCGATGTCTTTTCAATCACTCAGTCCCTTTGTACTTCTCAGCACTGACATTCAGATGGCCACGTCTTTTTGTGTTctctaa
- the LOC100934736 gene encoding vomeronasal type-1 receptor 2-like → MFPQEKVLWIFCLIQFIIGILGNGLLFCMYIFNFRSGYRKRSIDPILLHFIFTNALLLLFRGIPEMLGIKKWEYFVNDIGCKFMSYLQSVCRGLSLSSTSLLSVFQAITISPTTLFWSKIKTKAPKCVLPCCLLYWIFNMLIDVFVPIYITGPKNRTIKGRLSLGFCSLNVNGMRPLKPVIWKSVYNFVFVGIMACSSVYMVFILYRHHQQVKHIHHTNLTSSVSPEIQATRSILLLASTFVCFSTVSGPFIIYIESFQKTISWTYYVSALLSMSFQSLSPFVLLSSDIHILKSFCVF, encoded by the coding sequence ATGTTCCCTCAAGAGAAAGTCCTATGGATTTTCTGCTTGATCCAGTTTATAATTGGCATTCTTGGGAATGGTCTGCTTTTCTGTATGTATATCTTTAATTTTAGGAGTGGCTACAGGAAAAGATCTATAGATCCAATACTTCTTCATTTCATCTTTACCAATGCCTTGTTGCTTTTATTCAGGGGAATCCCAGAGATGTTAGGGATTAAGAAATGGGAATATTTTGTGAATGACATTGGGTGTAAATTCATGTCTTATCTACAATCAGTATGCAGGGGCCTTTCTTTGTCTAGCACTAGCCTCCTGAGTGTCTTCCAGGCCATTACCATCAGTCCCACTACCCTCTTTTGGTCTAAGATAAAAACTAAAGCGCCAAAATGTGTCTTACCATGTTGTCTTCTCTACTGGATCTTCAATATGCTAATAGATGTGTTTGTACCTATCTATATAACAGGTCCAAAAAATAGAACGATTAAAGGGAGACTGAGCTTGGGGTtctgttctttaaatgtaaatGGCATGCGTCCTTTAAAACCTGTAATCTGGAAGTCTGtgtataattttgtatttgtggGTATCATGGCCTGTAGTAGTGTGTACATGGTATTTATCCTGTACAGACACCACCAGCAAGTCAAGCACATTCACCACACCAACCTCACCTCCAGTGTCTCCCCTGAGATCCAAGCCACCAGATCCATTCTGCTGTTAGCGAGCACTTTTGTCTGCTTTAGCACAGTCAGTGGcccttttattatttatatagaaagTTTTCAAAAAACTATTTCCTGGACATATTATGTCTCTGCCCTTCTGTCAATGTCTTTTCAATCACTCAGTCCCTTTGTGCTTCTCAGCAGCGACATTCATATTCTCAAGTCCTTTTGTGTTTTCTAA
- the LOC100935001 gene encoding vomeronasal type-1 receptor 4-like has protein sequence MISHYEIFRILYLNQIIIGVLGNSFLIFLYSFNLITNQKIKPIILILIHLLFTNIIFLLFRGIPKIIEFWSLNYFVDYTASKIISYLQRVTRGLSLCSSCLLSVFQAITISPSSSRWAEIKAKVPKYVLACSLLCWICNLLMDLVVPVYGADSSNTTYSNKRWQIGFSALDLYPTKTLLFLIWKFVYDFMFVGLMAITNGYMTFVFYRHHQKIQNIQVTSLFHRSSPEVQATKTILLLASTFVIFNLVSSTFMIYMTFTKVVSSVMLNVSAFLSLCFPTISPFILLKCDSKITRSCCIYRGINKLSLNPKLKP, from the coding sequence ATGATTTCTCATTATGAAATCTTCAGAATTCTATATCTTAATCAAATAATTATTGGGGTTCTAGGAAACTCTTTCCTCATATTCCTATACAGTTTTAATTTAATCACAAATCAAAAGATAAAACCAATCATTTTGATTCTCATTCACTTACTCTTTACCAacataattttccttcttttccggGGAATCcccaaaataattgaattttggaGTTTAAACTATTTTGTGGATTATACTGCTAGTAAAATCATATCTTACCTGCAGAGAGTTACCCGAGGTCTTTCCCTCTGCAGCTCGTGCCTCCTGAGTGTCTTCCAGGCTATCACCATCAGTCCAAGTAGTTCCAGGTGGGCAGAAATCAAAGCCAAAGTTCCAAAGTATGTCTTAGCCTGCAGTCTTCTCTGCTGGATTTGTAATCTGCTGATGGATTTAGTAGTGCCTGTATATGGTGCTGATTCAAGCAACACAACATACAGTAACAAGAGATGGCAAATAGGTTTTAGTGCTTTAGACCTCTATCCCACCAAAACTTTATTATTCCTTATCTGGAAATTTGTTTATGATTTCATGTTTGTAGGTCTTATGGCCATTACCAATGGTTACATGACATTTGTCTTCTACAGACATCATCAGAAAATCCAAAACATTCAAGTCACCAGTCTGTTTCACAGGAGTTCCCCAGAAGTCCAAGCCACAAAAACTATACTGCTACTGGCCAGTACCTTTGTCATCTTTAATTTAGTGAGTTCCACATTTATGATTTATATGACTTTTACTAAAGTAGTGAGTTCTGTGATGCTTAatgtttctgctttcctttctttgtgcTTCCCAACAATCAGCCCCTTTATTCTCCTCAAGTGTGACTCTAAGATCACTAGATCCTGCTGCATTTATCGAGGGATCAACAAGCTGTCTCTGAATCCAAAATTGAAACCATAA